The sequence ACACAGAAAGCTCActacatgtttaatatttgtaatAATTTCCAGATTTTTATgataattaaatattaatgcaggatttatcagaaaacaaacaccagtGAAAATATGTGAAGTCAATGAATGAAGCTGAACTACAGCGCCACCCAGAGGCCAACTGAACACACAGCACCCTACAGACACACTGCCTCTGGTGTTCCTCTGTCTGAAACCAGGACTCAGAATTTATTACAGACTCAATAATCTATTAAACAGGACCttcagatagagagagagatggatggatggatggatggatggagagagagggagagagagagggagagagggagagatccTCTTTGGTGCAGGGGGATGTGCCGTCGCAGCGTGATGACGCCACGTTGCCGTCGTAGCGTGAGGACGTCACGTTGCCGTGGAAACAGCAGAGCGTTCACTCCTCGACAGCGTAAGCTAACAGTACGATCTCGAAAACGTGACTTTAGTCGAGTTTAATtgattttaagttgtattttaaatgttacatgCTCCTAGTGAAGTCCGCTTAAGCTGTTAATATaagtttctattattttttatttgctgtATCTGAGTTTAAGCTCAAACATTACAGGAGAGTGCACGCTAGCCAACATGCTAACAGGTGTTTACATGACATTTGTGACCAAAGAGAGCTGAGACAAGAGATGCTGCTGTTCTCTGGACTCTGACAGGTGAGCTGAAGTGTTCcagagacacactgacacacctcTCTGTTACCTGTCTCATGTTTTACACCTGTGAACCCTTCCTCTGCCTCATGGACTCACAGCTGTTGATCTGTGGAGCTAACAGGATCACAACCTGACAGGATGCAGAATTAACTGTGAGACTCTGGCTGCACTCTTGTACAGTAACCGTGTGTGTGTAACTCTTTAAAGGTGTTATAGTGAGAATGGAGCCCCAGGAGGACGAGGCCATGGTGCTGGAGCTGAAGAGGCAGGTTGAGGATGAAGACCTGAACCTGGAGCAGAGAGTCAGCCTGCTGAACTCTGGATTAAACAGTGAGACCACCTGCTTcatacctgtctgtctgcataCAGAGACACTATATTATTCAttcttcctgtttgtttcaCCTGCGTTCAGGTGAGCCTTCAGAGCTTCAGTGTTGGTTAttgactctgtgtgtttgtgtctctgtcagagGTCTTAAACACAGCAGCcgtgcagacagacagcaggagGTTGACTCATGTGAAGTCTCAGCTGTATCTGAGCGGCGTCCTGAGTCACTGCGTCCTCGTTCTGTCTCAGGATCCCAGGAAGCTTCGGGGAAACTGGAGCGCTGCGACCACGCTGGCCCAGCTCATCAGGTAACGATCATGATTATAAACATGACTTCATGTTATCATAATTCAGACCAATCTACAGAAGGTAATAAAGTATGATAAAAGTAAACACCTGTCTACCTGTCCAGCTCCTGCTGTGTGGGGGCGGAGCCAGGCAGACGAGCAGAGGCCTTTCATAGGCTGTTTCTGCCATCAGTGATGGACGGCCTCCTGTCATTGGCCGGTGAGCTGATGAGGCGGGACGAGGTAAGGAGGGGTCATCATCGgagaactctgtttttataactctctgtgctcagctgtctctctctctctatctctctctcccttttccccctctctctctctctccccctctctctctcagggcgTGTCTCTCCTCAGGAAGGTGCTGGACTCGGTGGGCTGGTTGCTCAGAGCTCACCCTCGGCTCACAGCTCAGGGTCAGTCCCTGATTGGTTCATTGATCCGTCCGTCTGATCGTCTCAGCGGGTCGTCAGCTGACGTCTGTTTTCATGTCTTACAGTTCTAAGCTCCGCCCACTACGAGCAGATCCAGATGTGTGATGATGTCACCGTGTCTCTgttgtgtgtgcagctgtggaTTCAAACCTGCTCAGCcagcaggtaacacacacacacacacacgcacacacacacgcacacacacatcagtggcatgaactcatccctctctctccctctctccctccctccccctccttcaggGACTTCCTCTCCAGGCTGAGTGACAGCTCCGTCATGCTGCTGCTGAACGAGGCCGTCGGTCAGTTAGCCGTCAGCCCTGATGCCGCGGTGGGCGGAGCCTCTGTCAGACTGATCCTCCTCATGGCCAATCAGCAGGAGCAGCGGGTCCAGCCCCTCCTCCTCAgcttcagaggtcagaggtcacaccgCTTCATATATATTATAATACTTTTGAAGAGAGGGAGtctgagaggtcagaggtcactctTTCAGGTCTGGACAGCCTTCTGGACAAAGACTGGAAGGGGCGGGGTTTCGACCAGGACGTGGATCAGCTGATCGCTCTCCTCCAATCAGACAGGGGAAGGAGGAGTCAGTCTCAGGTGAGGAAAGACAACATCTGACTGATCTCAGGTCACTCCGTCTACCTCTGTACGACCTCtctgctgacctttgacccctctctctctctctctaggcTGATACTGAGCGTGTGCGGGCAGCATGCGTGATCCAGGCGGCCTGGAGGTCGTATCGGACCAGACGCCGAGTCAAGAGCCTCAACAGAGCTGTGAGCACGCTGCAGAGGAGATACAggtacctgtctgtctgctcacctatctgtctgtctgtctgtcgtgCAGGACAGGTATCctaaactctgtgtgtgtgtgtgtgtgtgtgtgtgtgtgtgtgtgtgtgtgtgtgtgtgtgtcagggctcggaggagacagcagcagcagcagagggaggctCAGCAGTGGGAGGAGGAGTTAAAGTATCAGGTGAGCTTACCTGAAACTCAGTACACGCGTGGTcgataatgtgtgtgtgctttttgtttatgtgtgtgtgtgtgtgtgtgtgtgtgtgtg is a genomic window of Notolabrus celidotus isolate fNotCel1 unplaced genomic scaffold, fNotCel1.pri scaffold_319_arrow_ctg1, whole genome shotgun sequence containing:
- the iqcb1 gene encoding IQ calmodulin-binding motif-containing protein 1, translated to MEPQEDEAMVLELKRQVEDEDLNLEQRVSLLNSGLNKVLNTAAVQTDSRRLTHVKSQLYLSGVLSHCVLVLSQDPRKLRGNWSAATTLAQLISSCCVGAEPGRRAEAFHRLFLPSVMDGLLSLAGELMRRDEGVSLLRKVLDSVGWLLRAHPRLTAQVLSSAHYEQIQMCDDVTVSLLCVQLWIQTCSASRDFLSRLSDSSVMLLLNEAVGQLAVSPDAAVGGASVRLILLMANQQEQRVQPLLLSFRGLDSLLDKDWKGRGFDQDVDQLIALLQSDRGRRSQSQADTERVRAACVIQAAWRSYRTRRRVKSLNRAVSTLQRRYRARRRQQQQQREAQQWEEELKYQVCLRRQQARRKFHQKQRQLLQLLPADQVQPYLQECERRAAVVIQSSWRGFRERRRYNDTQRHTLRHTHTRTRAARTLQRAVRHFLQKRHAARAPPIPPFWIGQKGLTDSRRVELKRQVEEYISLHPTSRASSQECKRLHEEVQLLILSELQRGEEERRAEQRMEALLAHTHTQLELLRDAPPLSVVTATDAESFLSPSGPVATRARDAHNAVLQASRLPWWRTLGETAGVDKFNHAHLQDLEAELGGLFVGGSTGVAELSEVDGLDL